The Pontibacter pudoricolor genome contains a region encoding:
- a CDS encoding TonB-dependent receptor: MQHRILILLLVLLVQQGFAQQPDSRKYKITGTVKGAWGERLEGAYVVFSQDKSALSDKQGRFSIMLNKGTYNVTCQFIGMAPFKETIVVAEDKDIVLTLVPRNFDLKVVEVTARPTTGVNSTNMGSSYIDQKLMTRMPKLLGEADVIRTVSTLPGVVNAGEGTSGFFVRGGSADQNLVLMDDAPIFNSNHLFGFFSVYNPDILKSFTLHRSGISARYGSRISSILDVSLRDGNEDKMQYEIGLSPVTAKFSMDGPISEKLTMLVALRGAYPKYVMKLFPSKNIKNSSGHFYDGNLKFKYKLDEKNSLTFSGYHSGDGFKFPNDTTYQWTNTLGTLKWNHLFSNDFTGTATLVKSIYKNKVEGISTGEEFELKSGIDLSQFKVDFGYFGKENHQVDFGAEVSLYTIEPGDLVPYGTSSLNRRTPQDDKGLESVAFINDEFKLNDKFSVSVGLRYSHFAKIGPSVTYVYAEGKPRSDLNIIDTLYYSSGNVVQTYHGLEPRASVKYSLSDASSFKVGYSRTRQYIQLISNTAAITPVDVWKLSNKHIEPQVSDQVSVGYFFMEPESMYEYSWEVYYKKLYNQVDYKDGATILLNPSLESDLLFGDGYAYGSEWLVKKNLGRMRGWVSFTYSRSLRKIAGNTKAETINDGEYYPSNYDKPLNLNVFVDYHLWPNWKVSGNFTYTTGRPVTAADSWYWYQGQIFSNYVGRNQQRMPDYHRLDVSLNREIIKTDRAEYSGSLSVYNVYGRKNAYSMLYQHYYGESPSAYKLSVLGAPVPSINFNVKF; the protein is encoded by the coding sequence ATGCAACATAGAATTCTGATATTATTACTTGTATTGCTCGTTCAGCAGGGCTTTGCACAACAGCCCGACAGCAGGAAGTATAAGATAACGGGTACAGTAAAAGGTGCCTGGGGAGAAAGGCTGGAAGGAGCGTACGTGGTTTTCTCGCAGGATAAATCTGCGCTGAGCGATAAACAGGGACGCTTCAGTATCATGCTGAACAAAGGCACTTACAATGTAACCTGCCAGTTTATTGGAATGGCTCCTTTTAAAGAAACTATAGTTGTTGCCGAAGACAAAGACATTGTACTGACGCTGGTACCCCGAAACTTCGACCTGAAGGTAGTGGAAGTTACCGCACGCCCGACAACTGGTGTAAACTCTACCAACATGGGTAGCTCTTACATCGATCAGAAACTAATGACCCGTATGCCCAAGTTACTGGGAGAGGCCGATGTGATCAGAACGGTATCGACGCTGCCGGGTGTGGTAAATGCCGGCGAAGGCACATCCGGTTTTTTTGTGCGCGGTGGCAGCGCCGACCAGAACCTGGTACTGATGGACGATGCCCCGATCTTCAATTCCAATCACTTATTCGGCTTCTTCTCGGTTTATAACCCCGATATTTTAAAAAGCTTTACGCTGCACCGCAGTGGTATTTCAGCGCGTTACGGCAGCCGTATTTCGTCGATATTGGATGTAAGTCTGCGCGATGGAAACGAAGATAAAATGCAGTATGAGATCGGTCTTTCGCCGGTTACAGCCAAGTTCAGCATGGATGGCCCGATATCGGAGAAACTAACGATGCTGGTTGCGCTAAGAGGTGCCTACCCGAAGTATGTTATGAAGCTTTTCCCAAGTAAGAACATCAAAAACAGCTCGGGCCACTTTTACGACGGAAACCTCAAATTCAAATACAAGCTTGATGAGAAAAACAGCCTGACTTTCTCGGGATACCACAGTGGCGATGGCTTTAAGTTTCCGAACGATACAACTTACCAATGGACCAACACGCTTGGCACGTTAAAGTGGAATCACCTTTTCAGTAACGATTTTACAGGTACAGCTACTCTCGTTAAAAGTATCTACAAAAATAAAGTAGAAGGCATCTCAACAGGTGAGGAATTTGAGCTGAAGTCGGGCATAGACCTTAGCCAGTTTAAAGTTGATTTCGGGTATTTCGGGAAAGAGAACCACCAGGTTGATTTTGGTGCAGAAGTATCGCTATACACCATAGAGCCCGGTGACCTGGTACCGTATGGCACTTCGAGCCTGAACCGGCGTACACCGCAGGATGACAAAGGACTGGAATCGGTCGCTTTTATAAACGATGAGTTTAAGCTGAACGATAAGTTCTCTGTTTCAGTAGGGCTTCGCTATTCACATTTCGCTAAAATAGGCCCATCTGTCACCTATGTATATGCCGAGGGCAAGCCGCGCAGCGACCTGAACATAATAGATACCCTGTACTATAGTTCGGGGAATGTTGTGCAGACCTACCACGGTCTGGAGCCGCGCGCTTCGGTCAAGTATTCTTTATCTGATGCATCGTCGTTTAAAGTTGGGTATAGCAGAACGCGCCAGTACATACAGCTTATCTCTAACACGGCAGCTATTACGCCAGTCGATGTGTGGAAACTTTCGAATAAGCACATAGAGCCGCAGGTATCGGACCAGGTATCGGTAGGGTATTTCTTTATGGAGCCCGAAAGCATGTATGAGTATAGCTGGGAAGTGTACTATAAAAAACTTTACAACCAGGTAGACTATAAAGATGGCGCAACAATCCTGTTAAACCCGTCGCTGGAATCGGATCTGTTGTTTGGCGATGGGTATGCCTATGGGTCGGAGTGGCTTGTTAAGAAAAACCTGGGCCGTATGCGTGGCTGGGTAAGCTTTACGTATTCGCGCTCGCTTCGCAAAATTGCGGGAAATACCAAAGCCGAAACTATAAACGATGGCGAGTATTATCCATCTAACTACGATAAGCCTCTGAACCTGAACGTATTTGTGGATTACCACTTATGGCCCAACTGGAAGGTATCCGGCAACTTTACTTACACTACCGGCCGGCCTGTAACGGCAGCCGATTCGTGGTACTGGTACCAGGGGCAGATATTCTCGAACTATGTAGGCCGTAACCAGCAGCGCATGCCGGATTATCATCGCCTGGATGTATCGCTGAACCGCGAGATTATTAAAACAGACAGGGCAGAATATAGCGGCAGTCTATCGGTTTATAACGTCTATGGCCGTAAAAATGCTTATTCTATGCTGTACCAGCACTATTATGGCGAATCACCTTCAGCTTACAAATTATCTGTACTGGGGGCGCCTGTTCCGTCAATCAACTTTAATGTTAAATTTTAG
- a CDS encoding serine hydrolase domain-containing protein, producing the protein MIFSRIQFLVNRGVAATLFLVSLVACQDAEKTGQVKQQSIAAEERQQIEVPAYFTADSATKLGNHLDSIFTQLHKKSGFNGTVLVTKYDQVLYKGAFGYSDFSRKDTLTTQTAFQLASVSKQFTAMAIMMLKEQGKLAYDDSVQQHLPYFPYHGITIRQLLTHRSGLGNYTYFSDELWPDRSEPITNQDVLQLMATYHPPVYYEPDTHFDYSNTGYMVLASIVAKVAGMPYATFLQKHIFGPLKMQNTFTYSKNVAALTGKVASGHTGGRRKRSPDYLDTVLGDKGIYSTVEDLYKWDQALYTGKLVKQETLVEAFTGSRKKKRDEDYGFGWRIRTVESGDTIVYHGGLWHGYATYLLRNPKDHSALIVLSNVPNGSFRHLKELQKFLYPEQSKMAAASKKTSKTAANKL; encoded by the coding sequence ATGATATTTTCGAGAATACAGTTTTTAGTGAACAGGGGCGTAGCAGCAACTCTTTTCCTGGTATCACTGGTAGCCTGCCAGGATGCAGAGAAAACCGGGCAGGTTAAGCAACAAAGTATAGCAGCAGAGGAAAGACAGCAAATAGAAGTACCCGCCTATTTTACTGCAGACAGCGCCACCAAACTAGGCAATCACCTCGATTCCATTTTTACGCAGCTACACAAAAAAAGCGGTTTTAACGGCACAGTGCTGGTTACGAAGTACGATCAGGTACTTTATAAAGGCGCTTTCGGCTATTCTGATTTTTCCCGGAAAGATACGCTTACTACACAAACCGCTTTTCAGTTAGCGTCAGTATCAAAGCAGTTTACAGCAATGGCCATCATGATGCTGAAAGAACAGGGGAAACTTGCCTATGATGATAGTGTGCAACAGCACCTCCCTTACTTTCCGTACCATGGCATCACTATTCGGCAGCTGCTTACACACAGGTCCGGGCTGGGCAATTATACATATTTCAGTGATGAACTATGGCCAGACCGCAGCGAACCCATTACAAACCAGGATGTACTGCAACTGATGGCAACCTATCACCCTCCGGTCTACTATGAGCCCGATACACATTTTGATTACAGTAATACAGGGTATATGGTGCTGGCATCTATCGTTGCCAAAGTAGCGGGAATGCCATACGCTACGTTTCTGCAAAAGCATATTTTCGGGCCTTTAAAGATGCAAAATACCTTTACCTATAGTAAAAATGTAGCTGCTTTAACCGGTAAAGTTGCTTCGGGGCACACCGGTGGCAGGCGCAAAAGGTCACCTGATTACCTGGATACAGTGCTCGGCGATAAAGGCATTTACTCTACCGTAGAGGACCTTTATAAATGGGACCAGGCACTATACACCGGAAAGCTGGTGAAGCAGGAAACGCTGGTTGAGGCGTTCACCGGCTCGCGTAAAAAGAAAAGAGATGAAGACTATGGCTTTGGCTGGCGTATCAGAACAGTAGAGAGCGGCGACACGATCGTTTACCACGGAGGTTTGTGGCATGGGTACGCCACCTACCTGCTCCGAAATCCAAAAGACCATAGCGCGCTTATAGTGCTGAGCAATGTACCGAATGGTAGCTTCAGGCATTTAAAAGAACTACAGAAGTTTCTGTACCCGGAGCAATCTAAAATGGCAGCCGCATCTAAAAAAACAAGCAAAACAGCTGCTAACAAACTATAG
- a CDS encoding synaptic vesicle VAT-1 family membrane protein: protein MPDRRVYRMPKAGSINDLKLQTEVLSDPEPGEVTVKVKAIGLNFADIFAMQGLYSATPKGSFIPGLEFSGEIIAVGEGVEDWNVGDRVMGATRFGGYVSHININHRYVIPLPDAWSFEEGAGFMVQGLTAYYALTTLGNLQKGATVLIHSAAGGVGILANRICKKAGAYTIGTVGSASKVDFLLKEEGYDAVIVRDNTFGEKLKRALDGRPLRLIMECIGGKILQQGWETMAPMGRMVVYGNASFTSHGSRPNYPGLIWKFLRRPKIDPLRLPTENKSLMGFNLIYLYEQTDMMHQLLRELLALQLKAQHIGHVFPFDKMHEAIRLFQQGKTTGKVVVTVED from the coding sequence ATGCCTGATCGCAGAGTTTACCGCATGCCCAAAGCTGGCTCCATTAACGACCTTAAGCTACAGACCGAAGTATTAAGTGACCCGGAACCCGGTGAGGTCACTGTTAAAGTAAAAGCAATAGGACTCAACTTTGCTGATATTTTTGCAATGCAGGGCCTCTACAGCGCTACGCCCAAAGGTTCTTTTATTCCCGGACTGGAGTTTTCTGGTGAGATTATAGCTGTGGGAGAGGGCGTGGAAGATTGGAACGTTGGCGACCGGGTAATGGGAGCTACCAGGTTTGGCGGCTATGTTTCTCATATCAATATCAATCACCGGTATGTTATCCCACTACCAGATGCCTGGAGTTTTGAGGAAGGAGCAGGGTTCATGGTGCAGGGCCTTACGGCTTACTATGCGCTAACAACGCTCGGTAATTTGCAGAAAGGAGCAACTGTACTGATACACAGTGCAGCCGGTGGCGTGGGTATTTTAGCAAACCGCATCTGTAAAAAGGCTGGCGCTTACACTATAGGCACGGTGGGCAGTGCAAGTAAAGTAGACTTTCTGCTGAAAGAAGAAGGGTATGATGCCGTTATAGTTAGAGATAATACGTTTGGTGAAAAACTGAAACGCGCGCTAGACGGCCGGCCTTTGCGCCTCATCATGGAGTGCATTGGCGGGAAAATACTGCAGCAGGGCTGGGAAACAATGGCACCTATGGGCCGGATGGTAGTATATGGCAATGCCAGTTTTACAAGCCATGGTTCCCGCCCCAACTACCCGGGCCTTATCTGGAAGTTTCTGAGAAGGCCAAAAATAGACCCGTTGCGCCTGCCAACCGAGAACAAATCACTTATGGGTTTTAACCTCATTTACCTTTACGAGCAAACCGACATGATGCATCAGTTGCTCCGTGAACTACTGGCGCTGCAGCTTAAAGCCCAGCATATTGGCCATGTGTTTCCTTTTGATAAAATGCATGAAGCCATCCGCCTGTTCCAGCAAGGTAAAACAACAGGCAAAGTTGTAGTTACGGTAGAAGATTAG
- a CDS encoding DUF4249 domain-containing protein: MLKRILTFALVLLMGCIDPVDVDLDTQKKHLVVEGYFTNEAKLNYIRLSYSQPHSVPYNEFEKNAIVFVSSDAGEHYSFRYDKAGYYYPEAGAMAYGVPGHTYWLNVSVGNKLYQSEPVKMQEPLPIEAVHFEVDEQSYAFEGVREKQLYMGYNVLVDYKDPAEYKNFLRWSFSTQYEVNTQPWDFIDPWSGLPAPKGCCIQCFLYEKLELLRVADDRLVNGRDVKNQAVLFMPFEKYLGTKNKLTIYQHSITNEAYDFFRILEQQKSSTGTVFDPPPAEVKGNIKNPANEDEMVLGFFDVSGVSVKQITILRSDIKYPAPPYMYPDDCQALKGATRQAPEGW; the protein is encoded by the coding sequence ATGTTAAAAAGGATACTAACTTTTGCGCTTGTTTTATTGATGGGTTGCATCGATCCTGTAGATGTGGACCTCGATACGCAGAAAAAGCACCTGGTAGTAGAAGGCTACTTTACAAACGAAGCCAAGCTGAACTATATCCGATTAAGTTACTCGCAGCCACATTCGGTACCCTACAACGAGTTTGAAAAAAATGCCATTGTGTTTGTTTCAAGTGATGCAGGGGAACACTATAGTTTCAGGTACGATAAAGCGGGTTACTATTATCCCGAGGCAGGGGCCATGGCCTACGGTGTGCCCGGGCATACGTACTGGCTGAATGTTTCGGTAGGTAACAAGCTATACCAGTCTGAGCCGGTAAAAATGCAGGAGCCGCTGCCGATAGAAGCAGTGCATTTTGAAGTTGATGAGCAGAGCTATGCCTTTGAGGGCGTTCGTGAAAAGCAGCTATACATGGGGTACAATGTACTTGTAGACTACAAAGACCCGGCTGAGTATAAAAACTTTTTGAGATGGTCATTCTCGACGCAATACGAAGTGAACACACAGCCCTGGGACTTCATTGATCCATGGTCCGGGTTACCAGCTCCCAAAGGATGCTGCATCCAGTGTTTCCTTTACGAAAAGTTAGAGCTGTTACGGGTAGCCGACGACAGGCTTGTAAATGGCAGGGATGTAAAGAACCAGGCGGTGCTGTTTATGCCATTTGAGAAGTATCTGGGTACCAAAAATAAGCTGACTATTTACCAGCATTCCATCACCAACGAGGCCTATGATTTCTTCCGTATCCTGGAGCAGCAAAAGAGCAGTACGGGCACTGTTTTCGATCCGCCTCCGGCAGAAGTCAAAGGGAATATTAAAAATCCGGCGAATGAGGATGAAATGGTGTTGGGCTTTTTTGATGTATCAGGTGTGAGCGTAAAGCAAATTACCATTCTCCGGTCCGACATAAAGTACCCGGCACCTCCTTATATGTACCCGGACGATTGCCAGGCCCTTAAAGGTGCTACCAGGCAGGCACCTGAAGGCTGGTGA
- a CDS encoding alginate export family protein, with translation MKRNLLKALFCTGAGFLLLQHTASAQLSLTGQLRTRTELRDGQGTLPAKEAKTSVFTSQRTRLNLGYNADKYRIFVSVQDVRVWGSDQSTISNLEGSKLFLHQAWGEMILSDSATINVENLSIKAGRQEILYDDSRLLGNLDWLQQARRHDAIVVKFSHKGWAADAGFAFNQNHGKDTPGKNGNIYNGTPIAPVVPGTNGIGMMYKSMQYLYAAKTMKYGKVTGLLFKDDFQKTQTIDGIITPVTGVNSRITVGGAVFSKITDKVGVNAAAYYQGNNDKLGNTLDAYNLTADVSYSSGKFTTNPGFDFLSGNNTTRQSSVNHRFDPLYGTPHKFWGFMDYFYVADPFGVDGNLTRSPGLVDYFIRNKFKASDKLIVALDLHAFYAANKIADSEINPTGSTGSDRRLGTELDLVVNYSLLKNVNIEAGYATIFATDKLNVLKAPAKTKQDRGQWAYLMLNFTPDFLAKN, from the coding sequence ATGAAAAGAAATCTACTTAAAGCGCTCTTTTGTACGGGAGCGGGCTTTCTGTTGCTGCAACATACGGCCAGCGCACAACTATCCCTTACAGGGCAACTACGCACCAGAACTGAACTGCGCGACGGCCAGGGAACATTACCAGCCAAAGAAGCCAAAACAAGTGTTTTTACCAGCCAGCGCACCCGCCTGAACCTGGGCTATAATGCAGACAAGTACCGTATTTTTGTATCGGTGCAGGATGTGCGTGTGTGGGGTTCCGATCAATCAACTATAAGTAACCTCGAAGGTAGTAAGCTTTTTCTGCACCAGGCATGGGGCGAAATGATCCTGAGCGATTCTGCCACTATAAATGTAGAGAATCTCTCCATAAAGGCCGGCCGGCAGGAGATTTTGTACGACGACTCGCGATTACTTGGCAACCTGGATTGGCTGCAGCAGGCCCGGCGTCACGATGCTATAGTTGTAAAATTTAGCCACAAAGGCTGGGCTGCTGATGCGGGTTTTGCCTTTAATCAGAATCACGGAAAAGATACTCCCGGTAAAAATGGCAACATCTATAACGGCACGCCAATAGCTCCTGTAGTGCCGGGTACCAACGGAATAGGGATGATGTATAAATCGATGCAGTACCTGTATGCCGCCAAAACTATGAAATATGGTAAGGTGACCGGGCTACTGTTTAAAGACGATTTCCAGAAGACCCAAACTATAGATGGGATAATTACCCCGGTAACTGGCGTAAACAGCAGAATTACAGTAGGCGGCGCGGTTTTCTCTAAAATAACAGATAAGGTTGGTGTTAACGCTGCGGCCTATTACCAGGGCAACAACGACAAATTGGGCAACACCTTGGATGCTTATAACCTGACCGCAGACGTGAGCTATAGTTCAGGCAAGTTCACTACAAATCCCGGTTTCGATTTTCTCTCAGGTAACAACACTACCAGACAAAGCAGCGTGAACCATCGTTTCGATCCGCTGTATGGTACGCCGCACAAGTTCTGGGGCTTCATGGACTACTTTTACGTGGCCGATCCGTTTGGCGTAGACGGTAACTTAACCCGCTCACCCGGATTAGTTGATTATTTTATCAGGAACAAATTCAAGGCTAGCGACAAGCTTATAGTTGCCCTGGACCTGCACGCGTTTTACGCTGCCAATAAAATTGCTGACAGCGAAATTAATCCAACCGGATCAACTGGTTCAGATAGAAGACTGGGAACAGAGTTGGATCTGGTAGTAAACTATAGTTTATTAAAGAATGTGAACATAGAAGCAGGTTACGCCACCATTTTTGCCACCGATAAGCTTAATGTTTTAAAAGCGCCGGCGAAAACCAAACAGGACCGTGGCCAGTGGGCTTACCTGATGCTGAATTTTACCCCGGATTTTCTGGCGAAGAACTAA
- a CDS encoding endonuclease/exonuclease/phosphatase family protein produces MAYKILVALTYFLAFVTVLPLWRHSAWWVRGLDFPRLQFMIMALLLLLAEVIFLDFSEYDAWIVTTIALAAFCFHGSWILPFTRIFPPEVKPSRHNDPKNKISILTANVLTTNKNYKGLLDLVAKYQPDVLVALETDFWWEEKLHVLETDYLYTMKCPLENKYGMHVYSRLELEDSAIQYLVEPDVPSMHALVKLRSGVRVRVHFLHPAPPSPTENPDSSERDAELLVIAKSVSDELSPIIVTGDLNDVAWSATTRLFRKISGLLDPRIGRGMFNTFHAEFWFARWPLDHLFHSEHFTLAHIKRLPYFGSDHFPMLVALSYDETYGTDQEGLIADEEDLAWAEQKMEEHAVEESDVHEPGKESA; encoded by the coding sequence ATGGCTTATAAAATACTGGTCGCGCTCACGTACTTTCTTGCCTTTGTTACGGTGCTGCCGTTATGGCGCCATAGTGCCTGGTGGGTCCGCGGATTGGATTTTCCGAGGTTGCAGTTTATGATCATGGCCTTATTGCTGCTGCTGGCTGAAGTTATCTTTCTCGACTTCTCCGAATACGATGCCTGGATCGTTACAACTATAGCCCTCGCAGCATTTTGTTTTCATGGCAGCTGGATATTGCCTTTCACCAGGATATTTCCTCCTGAAGTTAAGCCCTCCAGACACAACGACCCTAAAAATAAGATTAGTATCCTGACAGCAAATGTGCTCACTACCAACAAGAACTATAAAGGACTTTTGGACCTGGTAGCTAAATACCAGCCAGATGTGCTGGTAGCACTGGAAACGGATTTTTGGTGGGAAGAAAAGCTACATGTACTGGAAACAGATTACCTCTATACCATGAAGTGCCCACTGGAAAACAAATATGGCATGCATGTGTACTCCAGGCTTGAGTTAGAAGATTCTGCTATACAATACCTGGTAGAGCCTGATGTTCCTTCGATGCATGCGCTGGTTAAGTTACGGTCTGGTGTTCGGGTACGCGTTCACTTTTTACACCCTGCTCCGCCAAGTCCCACCGAAAACCCAGACTCTTCGGAGCGCGATGCTGAACTATTGGTAATTGCTAAAAGTGTTTCAGATGAGCTTTCCCCAATTATAGTAACCGGTGATCTGAATGATGTTGCCTGGTCTGCAACGACACGGCTGTTCCGGAAAATAAGCGGCCTGCTGGACCCACGTATCGGAAGGGGCATGTTCAATACTTTTCATGCTGAGTTCTGGTTTGCCCGCTGGCCCCTTGATCACCTCTTCCATAGTGAGCACTTTACATTGGCCCATATCAAGCGGCTACCATATTTTGGCTCAGACCATTTCCCGATGCTGGTAGCACTAAGTTACGATGAAACGTATGGTACTGACCAGGAAGGCTTGATTGCTGATGAAGAAGACCTTGCCTGGGCCGAGCAAAAAATGGAAGAACACGCAGTTGAGGAATCAGACGTACATGAGCCGGGTAAGGAAAGTGCATAA